In a genomic window of Apteryx mantelli isolate bAptMan1 chromosome 2, bAptMan1.hap1, whole genome shotgun sequence:
- the CLDN12 gene encoding claudin-12 has translation MGCRDVHAATVLAFLSGTASVAGLLAAVLLPNWRQMRLYTFNKNEKNVTVYTGLWIKCARFDGSRDCVIYDPQWYTAVDQLDLRVLQFALPLSMLTAVSALFLCLIGMCNTAFVSSVPNIKLAKCLVNSAGCHLVAGLLFLLACAICLTPSIWVIFYNNYLNRKYEPVFSFDISVFIAIASAGGLFFTSVMLFLWYCACKSLPSPFWQPLYSHAPSMHSYASQPYSARSRLSAIEIDIPVVTHAS, from the coding sequence ATGGGCTGCCGGGATGTTCATGCAGCAACGGTACTGGCCTTCCTCAGTGGAACAGCCTCAGTAGCTGGACTTCTTGCAGCAGTTCTGCTTCCAAACTGGAGGCAAATGAGACTGTACACGTTCAACAAGAATGAGAAGAATGTGACAGTTTACACTGGACTCTGGATTAAGTGTGCTCGCTTTGATGGGAGCAGAGACTGTGTAATATATGACCCACAGTGGTACACGGCTGTTGATCAGCTGGATTTGCGTGTTCTTCAGTTTGCCCTCCCCCTAAGTATGTTAACTGCTGTCTCTGCTCTGTTTCTCTGTTTGATTGGCATGTGTAACACAGCCTTTGTATCAAGCGTGCCAAACATCAAATTAGCAAAATGCCTTGTAAACAGTGCAGGCTGCCACCTCGTGGCTGGCCTCTTGTTCCTGCTCGCATGTGCCATTTGTCTCACTCCGTCGATCTGGGTCATTTTTTATAACAATTATCTGAACAGAAAATATGAGCCTGTCTTTAGCTTTGACATCTCTGTATTTATTGCCATTGCCAGCGCTGGTGGTCTGTTTTTCACTTCCGTTATGTTATTTCTGTGGTATTGTGCGTGTAAAAGCTTACCTTCCCCTTTCTGGCAGCCCCTCTATTCTCATGCCCCCAGCATGCACAGCTATGCCTCCCAGCCGTATTCTGCACGCTCTCGCCTCTCTGCTATAGAAATCGACATTCCTGTTGTGACACATGCGTCTTAA